The window GCAGTTACCagcttttctttttgattacataattaTGACAATATAAGGTTGGCACAGTCAGATATCACAACTGCAGCTCTACAGTGTTGTTGTAGTATAATTTGGATACcgttatagtttttatatttttttagttttcattttatttagctttagtGATCGATCAACAGTATCCTTACTGCAGCCGTGTCCATATCCCGATATTTTTCTTAGATtgtcaaaatatgcaaatgttttgcatCCGTCAGTATTCGTTCTAAAAAGCCATTATTCTGCTGCCAGTCtatataattacacaaataattatatttattactttaattatttaaagatacTTATTAATAGCTCTAGTATTTTTCTGTTCTGAAATCATCATTTTTCtaaattgaaaaatatacaacatttaattaatttattattaaatatatattttttatattatcatcGTTTTCCCTTGTCAATTCAAAATCACCATCAAATAAGGATTTGTGCTGGTTTTGTCCTAATACCCCACTTTGACTTTTTGAATTTGAGGGCACTGTATATTAAATACCACGCTATAACGCTGTCCCTTGATACTGCCATGTTACTGTATCTAAGAGTATGATGgcaaaatactatttattttaattgacagtttgtaatatattattgcgatttttgtattgtaaattaTTGATGCACTTCACCTCCTGCCTTCCCTGACAGGAATTTAATTATCATGCACAAATACAGCTTCAGGGTTTGGTGGAAAGACTGATGTTTGTGGTTTTCGTTAATCACGAGTTACTGAGGagcattttgtattaaaaacacgAGGGCTGCTAGCAAGAGTTTTCTAGATTCCAAACAAGCTTTTAACTACTTAGTTATTTTCACGTATCTTTCATCTGTTAAAAGCTAAAATGAAGGCAAAAAACAATTTGCCAGTAATTTGCTGCTGGAGGCTACTTCAGTATACAAAAGCAGGAAAGCAAGCGCTAAATGCTAACACAATGCTAATCCTGTTCTGCTCCTCAAGagcatttttctttcactttttttttttacacacaactTGCTGTACCTTACCTTGATTACAGCTGGACTGTTCTTGAGTTGCATATGGAGGAATATGATGATCGTGTTATGTTACTAATGTTACTAGCATTGTTGGAGACGTGCCATTTTAATGTTGCCCTTTCTGGGTCAAAATGGATCATGCGATTTGTGTATTACATCGATGCTTTTAGATATTGTATGATGGGAATCTTGCCCGACATGAAGGGCTTTTACTGTGATCTTCAAGATCCAGGTTTCAGTGTGAATATTGACTTATGTTTTCCACAGAGGtcgctgataaaaacaaattcaCTTAGAAATCATTGACCAAACATGTCATGCGTCAAAGCCTTTGTGTTACACATTACATTCTTCAGcgcctttttgtttttcttttaaatgtttatttcactCATCGCAAGAACTTTACTGTGCACAAATTGTTGTAGGTTGATTTTAAACCTTGTCAGTTTTCTACTTCCCGTGGGTAAACCTTGAATATTAGTCactaatgctgtttttaaagatACACCTCTCATAAAACCAAACACGTGAGCCTTAATCTTCATAGACTGAGAGTCAATGAGCTTAGCTGCAGCTAGACTTTGCTTTCTCATGTGAGAGGCCCTTATTGCTTTGAGATTAACAGCACTGCCTTTACACACAGTGGTCTTTAAATGCACTGTAATAATGCAGTTTTACATGATCTTTAGCCTATTGACCTCAATATGCTTGCATAGTATGAGAAGTGAGATTTGGATGAATTTCTAAATCTATTAGCTTTGGAGTGCCAAAGCAGGCAGTGATATTGAACAATATTTCATCATCTggtcttttgaactttatagcTTTAGAACTGCGCAAGGTGACTTTTGATCTAAATAAAAGGTTGAATGGAATTTGCCATCTGAGCCATTCGGGTAGGTTTACCTTGTTGGTAAGCTCATGTTGGTTAGACAGGTTTTACTGGAGCAGTACCATATAAACTGTTTTAGGTAAACAAATTTGTGCTTTACTGTGGTTGAATAAAAGGCTATTTCTGTTTGTATTGTGCTATTGTGTTCttgttatatttatacatgattCTTCATAGATTCCAATATTCTAATAGTATGATCTTTTTATAAAGAATTATAGTATGAAACAtaatttaaactaatatattatgacaagtaaaaataacattgaacTCAGCTGgatatattacacacatacacacacacacacacacacacacacggatagataactgatattttcatttgtgaagTCAGGttcattcaaaggtttggggttggtaagatatatatattttttgtaagaCTTTTAAAacgaagtctcttatgcttaacacagatacattattttaaaaatacagaaatatagtGTTATAAGAAATTTGATATAATTGTGATATAACTTTATTCTGTTTGaatgcgttttaaaatgtaatttattcctgagatggcagagctgaattttcagcatcattactccagtcttcagtgtcactcaagaaacattaattattattattattatcaatttgtGGTTATTGTGGAAACTGTAGTGCACATTGTTTCAGGATTTTTGATAAAtcaaaatcatttgtttaaaatatatttttttaacatcacgcatgtctttactgacacttttgaacaatttactgtgcatttaataaataaagcactgaAAAAACACTAACTTTGAATGGTAGTGAACAGTAGTTTAAGCGTTAATGGTGAtgttatgttaatgttaatgaaatgcAAGTCGCATAATAAGtcacaaatcatttatttattcagctacACATTCTACCGTTCTCACGGTCATTTATTTATACGTGTTGTTTAGAACATTGCATGCTCACAAAACACAACTGACCATATTgaaatggtttgttttgttcttataaaaagagaaattaaaattataaagaaaataaaatattaaaaattatacaggAGAACCGAGAAAACAGTGATCTCTCACCCAAAGTAACAATTACATTCAAGTTGCATTAACACTGTGGCTCACAACATAgtgaataaaaagaagaaaagcaacTTGCCCACTAAAAATCATCTGGAAGAGGAGAAGTTCATTGCCAACTAAATGAGAAAGACAGATGTGTCCATTCCATCTCTACAGTCTGGCTTGTTGCCTTGCTTTCATGCCATTTGGAATGTAAACTTGctcaaattataaattattcgGCTACAGAACATccgttaaaagaaaaaaataacttgacAGGAAACACCAAATGACTGATGACATCCTAAAGTCTAAACTggaataaatatgcaaaaacccCAATGTTTAGACTTGTGTACACCAGACAAACCAAATGATGCAGCTTTTCATATTATCTACTGGAGTATGtctaagtatgtgtgtgtgtgtgtgtgtgtgtgtgtgtgtgtgtgtgttggtgcaACATTGACATCTAGTGGTCAGGTGGTTTATTTCATATCAGTGCTACGGCGCTTAAGCTTCTCTGGATTGTTGGAGGCCATTTGGGAGAAATCCCTGAAAATGTCATGATAGGTATCATCACCTGcaggaggaaagaaaaaaaatattattagctGAAAACTGTCTCGGGAATAAGCAGCACAAATTTAAACTATATGATGAACCTTAATTGTTCTTTTGCATCCTTGAAGTATTTGTTGCGTGATTCTCTGTTCACGTTTTGCATCCAGAACAAGCAAGACTAAGCATTACAATCATATTCTTTGTGAGAGTGAAAATTATACCCCTGTGTGTGGGAAGTGATTCTAAAAAGAGTTTAACAAGGTCTAAAAAGATGTTTGAATCGGCTTGTTGTGAACGCCACCACCCTGAAGGAGAGCTTTGATTTGGATTTGTAACTGTACATAAGTGCTGTGGTTATGCATACATAAAAGCATAGGGAAGCAGTAAATTACCTGTAGCACGCAGTGCAGAGGACACACACTGCAAGCAGTGGACACCTGGCCACCCGTCTCAggatgtgcacacacacacacacacacgcacacgcacaaacagcaaaaacagatttgtatACAGAGACACTGATGGACAAACTGCCTTAAACAAGCCCCGCAGCAAAACAACAGATGCGGAAAGCATAAGCACCACAAGAAAGCACACTTATAAACACCTGGCACTGCAATAAGAGTATCAGAGTAACAGAATCCTACAGGGAAGACAAGTATAATAATAAGTGATCATAACAACTGATCACCAGGAGACTGAACTTTAGACTGCATCTGCAGTTTGaagttttgaatatatttatgatgGTCATGTAAACATGTGGGTTGAATGGTGATGATACCCCAATCAATGCCAGATATCCATGCCCATGCCATAACAGCTCAATCATTTGCATTTTCCAAAGGAAATACTAGTGCTTGCAAGGCAACATGATTAGATAAATGGTATGAGtagataaataattaaacaatttgaGAGTgagaaggatagatagatagatagatagatagatagatagatagatagatagatagatttgaaTAATGTATTGAGCTGTTAAGGAGctattcaatatatattaaaaaagtggGCTCTATACATGTGAAAAAGTTTAAGTTGAATTATGTAATTGTGGCTAATtggaaagaaaaatgacaagATGAGCTGATGTCTTGCAAGCACCGTAATTTATCCTTTACATTACTTTAAACAAAGTTGTAATGCCTGACCAGGTCTGAATGAacgtaaaataaatcaaatataactTGTTAGTGGAGCAGAATTCTCAATTTTCAGAATTTGAATCctaagacagacagagagaaaccaCTATACATTCCACTTGAGGTGTTTCTAATAGCAAACCCCAATCATACAAACAAGATTCGAGTAAATGCAAAATGTCACAATACTCATGCAAAACCGTATTCAGTACTGTTAGTACCacctttataaaacatttataaaactgCATAAGATCAAAACGACCACAGGTACTAAAAGCACTGAGCAGAAGTCAGATTCATTTCTTGCAACTGATGCATAGTGTTATCTGTTAACATTCAGTGtttctatacattttaaagtgctttatcAAAGTGCTCAAATCCGCATACTGtcctttctctttttaaattctCTTTTAACTCAGTTTTCGGTTAACTCTGGCCATCAAGTGCCCGGCCACTAAGATGGTTCTTGATAGTTTGAAAGCTTTTCTTAGTGTGTCCAATCACAGACCCAGTCCCGCCCCCACCACCAGAGCCCCGCCCCTCAGAATGACCTGATGGAGTGCCGTCCATCTCCCGCATCTCCTTGTTCATCTTGGCTATCCGGAGTCTAGGATGAAAAGCACAATGTTAATTGAGTTATTAGCAGGAAGCACCTCATCAAATGTACTGTAAGCTAATTAGTGTCCTTGCCAGCTGATGTTCTCTAAGACTACTTACAGCGTGACTATGTCCGCGTTGGCGTTATCTATGGCAATGCCGATTGGGTCCTTATCATCAATGTCTTTTGCATTGTAGTCCGCTCCTCTCTTAAGAAATAGACACACCAGCCTACAACAACAGAGAAAcgttaaagtatatatatatatatatatatatatatatatatatatatatatataaatccattttaaaccatattagttTCAACTTTTGATATGTTACGTTCTTCTTAGTGCACACATCTGACACACATGGACAGAAAGTGGCTGCCAAAGGCATCCgagtaataaattaattcacaCACAagttacaaaatgtacaaaaacagtTACAAAAACAGTCAGATAACTATGTCtatataagttaaaaatatatatatatatatatatatatatatatatatatatataataaaacaaaatgtagtttattttctattaattaattcttgaataaaaatgtttatatattaaatgtatttttatataatataaaataagaatataaatgtatatacatgtaaatataaaaaacaaaaacctttattttggatgcgattaatcttgattaattgattgattagtgatatatatatagtgatgaAGTGATGGTTTAGATTCAACTGCATTATCACATATTCAACAGCAGGGTGCACCACTGCTGAAAAGTAGCAGGAAACGCTGCTACGATTGTAAGAATCAGTATTGCAATTGTTCAAATAATcagaattattctgaaaaaccaattattagtattttttacgCAAAACTAGTATCTAAGCCCGTGTTACCCTGTATGTCCCAGTATGGTCGCATGGTGTAGTGGTCCCCTCCCGTTTGAGTCCACCTGGTTAACATTAGCACCGTTCTGTAGAAGAAACTCACAGGCTGCCAAGGAATTCTGCAGAGAGAAATACACAGTGATTATTCACTTATGCAATACACACTCAGATCATGAACaatagactctctctctctctctcccactcccctctctctcacacacacacacacacacacttacaaccAGAGCGGCTTGTATTAGTGGAGTTTTGCTGTCTTCAGCCACATTGACCCAGTTGACATCAGCGCCGTGCGCCAGAGCGTCTGCCATGAGAGGGAAATGCTGCATTGCCGCAGATCGATACAGCAAAGCCCCGGGATGAAGACCACTCAgatcctcctcttcatcattCTCTgtacatagagagagagagagtgaggaaCGGTTTGTTTGGCCAAATGGATGTGTGAGcatcgtgtgtgtgtctgtgtgcgtgtgtgtaaccTTTATAAGAGCTGGTATTGTTCTTCATTATGTCACTTGGGTTCAGGCCTGTAGGGGAAACATCAAGCAACAGCCCACTGATTAGATCAGTACAAACGGGAAGAGAcacttattttgattatttcagTTTACTAGGGTCTTCgtgcttgtttgtgtgtctcaAGTACAGTTACTAAAGTATGCATTCATTCTTGTTTTTAATACTTCTTTCACAGATTGTAGTTTGGATACTGTTTATTTACAATAGTGACAGTTTAGATTTTACTTTAAAGCCACATACTAttagttttcatatatttaatcagCTGGGAAAGCAAATAAATTTCATGATGATTAAATTTAccctttttttccccagttttTTGACAAATACTGACATTAAACtcattttctatatttctacTAACTACAGAAATTCCAGGCAGCTTTTAAAACTGCGTTTATTTCCAAGATTCATCCATTAGCTTTTTTAAAGACCTCATTTACTCAAGTACTCAAGTACAAGTActcatttaaactaaattattacCCAACTTCCCAACTATCTTCAGAATTTCAGttgcatcatttaaaaacagaaccACAAGAGGATACACGAAATGTTCACAAAACCGACCTTGATTCAGCATACTTGTGCACTTTTGACTGCAAGCTACGACGAAGTTTGTTTGTAACAGAGTGCAAGGTTCTCTCTGGTGTCTGTTGTATAATTAGTGTCCATTTTTGCTATCAGTTTCAGTAACTTGCATCTCATTGCCATCTGTGTGTAGGATGTCTTccccacacagacacagaggTCAAGTTATTACACGTGAGTAGTGCTTACTAATAGGCTATGTGTTTCTGTGCTGAACTGTAGAGGATGAACTAAagacaatttttattttgggcgCATGACTGgatgtatatgtgttttttggCACGTGTGTGTACCCGTGAGTCGTGGCAGAGTGGCTCGGTTGGGCTTGGGTTTGAGGGCAGGGCGTGCGTTGGGTCTGTCCTGCGTGGTTGCTCTGTTTCGTCGGGCACTGGAGCGCCGCAGGACGGTTCCTCGCCCAGTCTCCGGGAGCTTGTGGATGAATTTCTTCTCTACATATTTAGAACGAATCCATGACTCCTTATCTTGTCTGAGAAAAGAGTTTAATACAGATTATATttacagtggtggccaaaatgGTTAGAACGCTAGTATTTTCACCGGCTAAAAATAGTTTCAAGTCATTTCTATGTATTTCTATGTTTTGCTATAGTGTGTCattaggaaatatcagtttccaaacattcattttgccattaattgtaatcatgtgagatttttgtttgcacaaggagTCTTTATTTCCCTATAGGAactacagcaaaagatagaaaCAACTGACTTTAGCATGTTCTAAATCTGGCCACCACTGTAATTATGTACacatttctattgttttctgtgatgactatataaaaaataccCACTGTACCTCGGACTAGAAGGATGGGGCTTCTTGATTGTGATCTCCTCAATACGTGCCTCATATATCTTGTTAATAGCTGTGTTTCCTAACTCACACATGAGCTAGAAAGAGCAATATgaacaataagaaaaaatgtgaataaaataaataaaaaaaccccgAACTAATTCAATGCATATATCAAAAATGTATCTGATATGTATGGGCATGATGTCCATGCTTACTTTGACTAGCTCTGGCTCCCATGAGTCCAGTGTCAGGGATCGTACCTTCGAGAAATGGACACCTAAACTCCTGCAAACACAAAAACCAATTCAGATGGACGTTCATGTGATACATTATATAATtctgagtgtgtatgtgtgtgttacctgtgtaTGCCAGAGCAGGTAATGCACAGCGTGATGCCCAGATTGATAGAGGCCCAGTCGGGGCCAGGCTCCCCGCAGTCACAGCACTGCCCATTCCCTGAAATGGCCTGCACCTCCTCCAGAGCCTCCCGACCGGATGATTCCGGCTCCCCTGCACTCAAACGCACACTTCCCGCAGACACTGAGCTACAGCGATCTCTCTGttcaacacacaaaaacacacacatcctcaATTCAGTAACCTTTTGGGCATGATTGTGTGAGTGGAAACTTTactaatttactgtaaaaataataaggtattacatgaattttaa is drawn from Puntigrus tetrazona isolate hp1 chromosome 7, ASM1883169v1, whole genome shotgun sequence and contains these coding sequences:
- the acap1 gene encoding arf-GAP with coiled-coil, ANK repeat and PH domain-containing protein 1 → MTVKLDFEECLKDSPRFRAEIEKVEVNVSELETRLEKLVKQCHTMLDAGRAYCLNSKSFVNGLKELGHHCSEDRTMGECLEKFSKKLSDIVTAQEEVIETTQKSVRSKLLNFVKEDVKRFKDVRKEFERSSENLEAALSRNAQAPRGKQHEVEEASNNLLNARRAFRSGALDYVLQINVIESRKKTEILMAMLSLMESQALFFQQGYQSLTELESYRKQLSEEYTQLVLNSAREKRDMEQRHGAVKKKDVSYDDSIMDFSPDAPNGIAMEGYLYKRASNAFKTWSRRWFSIQKNQLVYQKKHNEQITVVVEDLRLCTVKPCSEQDRRFCFEVVSPSKSCLLQADSERQQQSWISAVQNSIASAFQDRRDDNLGPRDRCSSVSAGSVRLSAGEPESSGREALEEVQAISGNGQCCDCGEPGPDWASINLGITLCITCSGIHRSLGVHFSKVRSLTLDSWEPELVKLMCELGNTAINKIYEARIEEITIKKPHPSSPRQDKESWIRSKYVEKKFIHKLPETGRGTVLRRSSARRNRATTQDRPNARPALKPKPNRATLPRLTGLNPSDIMKNNTSSYKENDEEEDLSGLHPGALLYRSAAMQHFPLMADALAHGADVNWVNVAEDSKTPLIQAALVNSLAACEFLLQNGANVNQVDSNGRGPLHHATILGHTGLVCLFLKRGADYNAKDIDDKDPIGIAIDNANADIVTLLRIAKMNKEMREMDGTPSGDDTYHDIFRDFSQMASNNPEKLKRRSTDMK